The genomic segment aaggttatgggcatatGAAACaggatggtagtactgtctacagtgatgggaaaatcggaGAGATGGAGTTTAGGTGGGAaaatggggagttctgttttggccatgtattggtgggacacccaagtagagatgtcctgaaggaaggagaaaatagcgcactgcagagaaggagagagacaggggctagagatgtagatttgggaatcattctccCAATGATTTTTTGGTAGCTAAAGCTAGCTACCAAAAGCTAGCTAAAGTAGATTTTGATGATGGTTTGGTAGCTAAagctggagtgaatgagttctccaagggagtgggggtagatggagaaaagaaagggacccAGACGAGCCCCTTGAGGGGCTCTTACGTTTAGAGGgtggggaggctgaggcagagaagcagtgtggttcagtggaaagagcacgggctttggagtcagaggtcatgggttcaaatcctggctctgccaattgtcagctgtgtgactttgggcaagtcactcaacttctctgtgcctcagttacctcatctgtaaaatggggattaagactgtgagccccccgtggggcaacctgataatcataataataataatgatggcatttgttaagtgcttactatgtgcaaagcactgttctaagtgctgggggggatacaaggtgatcaggttgtcccacgtggggctcacagttgtaatccccattttacagatcaggtaactgaggctcagagaagtgatcacctcgtaacctcccaagagcttagaacagtactttgcacatagtaagtgcttaataaatgccattattattattaataattaaatgTATGCAGacatatgtaaatatttaattttcaaagACAAAAGACACTTTGATAAATAAAATCGCACACTAAATAAATAATCTCACACTCTTGGCTACCAAAGTAGAGAACCTAGAGTTtctggagttggcagacatatatgtatatacataaacatatgtatatgttgccaatttatacttcccaagaacttagtacagtgctctgcacatagtaagtgctcaataaatactattgatgattgtTAAGCAAGGCCATTGCATCACAGAggtaaaagaggaagagagcccCCACTTGAATCACCATGGCCATTCCCTCACTTCAGAATAATTAGAGTAAAGAAGGACCACCCTTGTTCATGGGGTTTTACAAAAAcagttgtattgagcacctactgtgtgtgtatgtgtgtaatgtactaggtgtttgggagcatGCAATAAGGATAAAAAACACAATCTTTACccgccaggagcttacagtttaatagaTCAAATAGAATAGTATTCCAGGGGTGTAAATAACCTTGAGATTTatgggaaagagtacaggcaAGGTACTAGCAACTGGAATTTATTCAATTTCCTGGACTGTCCAAGAAGCTGGGTGACGTTAGCAGGTCAATTCCTAGTGAATATCATGAACAACTCCTAATGAATATCATACTTAATGATATGCAGAGGATATATGCTACCTCTGCATAAAAGGAGGAGGCATAGGTAAAGAAAGGCTGAcatctgggattttttttaatggtacttgctaagcatttactatgtgccaggcactgtactaagcactgggttagatacaagaccatcaggttgggcgcagtccttgttccccatggagctcacagtctaagtgggtgggagtaggatttaatccccattttacagatgaggtaactctggcacagggaagttaagcgacttgcccaaggccacacagcagacaaatggaagagccaggattagaacccaggtcctctgactcctctgactcctgggctcatgctctttccactagaccatgctgcctcccaatgATCTCACAGTAATGTTGCAAAAAAAGGAACAGAATTGAGGGCTCCTGGCTTTTAGCCATAGCCCTTGaagtgaaaaagaaaaggaagtggAAAGTTATAGCACATTATTCACTTTGACTAGGAGTACCTGGATATATAATGTTTATAAACGTTTCTTATTCTGACTTATAAAACCTTTTTCCAGTTTATACCAAGCCTCAGATGTATCTGATCTGTAGAGTAGAAAACTTTTGTATGTTTACCAGATCCCTCATAAGCACACAACTTGTTGTTAAAGAATGGACAGCAGCATTTTTCAGTGAGAAAGGTGCTCTATTGTAGTGAAATAACAATGAAAGTTGAAAACAATCTCCACCATGCAGTGTTCATACTTCACACCCACAATATAAGATCACTCTGAACTCTAGAGAAACTTGCCATATAAATGAGCATTATTAACTATGATAACACCTTACATTTCCATTCATTTGCCTAAACTTAATGAGAAGGTTTTAAAGGACATTCATCAAAAAGTTTTTATAAATTTAAAGATAAATTTTCTTCTCGGTGTTTATAATAGAGCCTTAAGAGCTTAATTGTTTCAACTTTAATTTTCAGCATTTGCTCTACTTCCTGGCATTCACATGGCAGGTTAAGACCATTCTGTTactgtctctagactggaagtcccttgtgggcagggaacatgtctgccaactctgtactgttctttcccaagtgcttagtacagtgctcagcacatagtaagctctcaataaataccattgattgatcgatgaactTGAAACACGGAACTGTGTTTTCTGGCAGTTTTTTTCTCTCCCATGCATGAACAGATATATTTAAGTGGCTCATCCGTGCTAGATTTCTTATAGAGATTCTTAAATTGCTTGGACAATGTTAAGAAAGGCATGGCTTTTGAAGATACATGCAGagtgaagaaaagagaaggttgCGTATATCTCCAAGAAAACTGCCCTAAGGGCACACAACAACGACATCTAGCAGCATTCAATTCATCTTCCAGTGTGATACTTTATAGACAAAACGTTTCATACACTAGATACATATTGCACAAACTCACATACAtatgaatgcccattttagaaATCAGTTGAGTAGAACTCTTTTTAAGGCTTTTAAACGGTTTCTAAAAAGAGTTTAAGTCTTCAACTTTTAGGAAGTCGAATTTTGAGAGCAATTCACTCCAGGAGTTCTTCCTACCTACCACATTTAAGAAACAAATTCATGCTCGACCAGAGTCTCTTAGACATATGATTCCTTGGCGTATTGGAGTTGGTCAACCTCAAAGATAGGCTGACTGCAGCGTCTAATTAAATAGTCTTGTCTGTTCTTTTGAAAGGACTCAGGCGCGGACCTTAGACGGGACACAATGGCTTTGGGGGTTAAAGTCTCTTGCTCCTTAATTTCCACAGAGGCCCTGGCACAGCCAGCCAGAGCCTGAGCATGCCTTGCTGTAGATAACCTATGGTTACTGAATAGGTCTTTCTGGTCTGAATTTGTTGAGTTCACTCTGGGGTTAGTAAACTGAGTTGGTAGCAAAGCGTCATGATTACTCATAGTGTCTCTCATACTTTGTACAGTCTGACTCCCCGGGGAAGAGATTTCAGGACACAGGCAGTTTCGGACAGCTTCCTCATAGGATGGGGGCTTTCCAGGGCTCTTCTGATTGACGTATTGAAAAATCTCATCGACTGACAGGACTCGGGGCCTTGGTCCATGTCCCAGAGCAGGAATGTTATTAGATTCAGTCCAGATTTCCTGGACAATTCTTCCACAGAGTTGACTTTCCTTCTTGGAGTCTTTCTTCACTGGGTCTTTTCCACATCCCAAGCTTTGGGTTTTGGCTAGCATTTTCTTGCGAGAGGCAAAAGAAAAAGACATGGAGTGCTTTTTGATTTCCCTGGTGGGTTTGCTGTTTTTATCAACAGATTTCACAGTAAAGGACTGATGCCTGGTGAAGAAATGCTTTGAAGGGGAAACTCCCGGAGAGGTTGTAAAGACAGAGCTGTCACCGGAGCTATCCAGGGAACAGCTGGAGGAGGTCTTGGAGGACGATTCTGAGCCTGAAGTGCTGTCCTTTGCTGCAAGGTTCAGTGAGTGTTTGCTTCCCGATTCAACAGCAGGTGAACAGGATGGCGGAAATGACTTTTCCACTTTTTGGTTCTCAACACCAGGGCTGGCCCGGACCACGGTAAAGGCATCCTCACTTTTAGTTAGCTTCTGGCCTTTGATTCCCATCCCCCGGCACTCCTGGGAGGACAGCACGTTTGGCTCTGAGTATCTCCTGTCCAGCTTGCTGAGGGAACTTCTCGgcctgggaaaggaggaagagaccggctccatgtgggactggatctGACAGAGCCGGCCACCATCCGAGTTTCCGGTAGTTCTTCTGGTCAGCGGGAACTGTGTGTTCGGGGAGATGCTGGAACAGGTGCCAACTTTCTCCAGTTCTGGACCGTTGAACTCAGAGTCATTTTGTGGAATTGAGAGATCTAGGGGATGTGAGAGACCAATCAgactttttttttacagtatttgtcgagcccttactatgtacttagtaagtactaagctctggagtggatacaagctaatcaggttggacacaatccaggtcccgcttggggttcacagtctgaaaaatattgctaataataacaataataataattgtggtattaagttcttactatgtgccaggctttgctggggtggatacaagcaaatcgggttggtcgtagtccctgcctcacatagagctctccttcttaatccccattttacagatgagttaactgaggccccgagttggtaagtgacttgcccaaggtcacacagcagacaggcccatgttctgtccattagaccatgctactcCTCAGTGTAAGATATGTAATATAGCTCCCATCGATATTAATAAAGGAGAGTCAGGCACTGTTAGGGTTGCCTCCTGAGTGCCTTTTGATTCACTCCCAGATGGCTCCCAGTCAGTGATTGACTGAGAGATCAAGGGGATTGGGGGCCCATACATAATGTGCATCTCCACTCCTTCACATCTCTCTAGGGGCTGGCTTCAGGTGGTCCTCTTCACCCACAAGACGGGTGCTGTTTCCATCACCCACAAGGCAGGACACAGAAGGGCTGGGATGTAGCCAAGGTCAGAGTGGCCATCGTGGAGGCAGTAAAGACACCAGAGAGCCAGTGACTCTTTGAGGGGTTCTCGTGCCAGGGggatctctccttcccctctgtatTTGCCTGACTCTGTGATTCTGAGTGCCGGTACCTGGAACTCTTTTAcccctgtgcaaagcacaggtTTTTAGATAGTCAATAATTATTTTGGTCTGACAAGGATTTTATTGCCCTGGCTCTTAAATGATCTCTATCTGAATCTAGGATTTTCAGATGGAGAGAAATAAGAGAAACTCAATGGCAGAGAGCAATAGGTCTGGAAGAGGACAAAGGACAACAGAAGAATATACTTTTCTACCACTCCTCAAATCGGTAAGTTCATCTTTTATTGATGTTTCATTTTCAAAATGCATTCTTTGGTATTTATTCTGTaatagtgtctgctaattctgctgtattatactctcccaggagcttagtacagtgctctgcacatagtaagcactcaacagacgcAGTTGATTGATAATAGGGGAATGCAGGTCTGGCTAACCTCCTAGACGAAGGTTGGGAATTAACAACTGTCCATCATGGCCTGTCTATGGGAATGGAAGAAAAATTTCTGGTCTTGAAAAAGGCCAGATTTTGAGGCTGGGAGCTTTGTGAAATTGTGTTTTCTAGTGGCACTGTCTGTAAAAAAGGAGTGTTAGGGTTCAGACTGTTGGAAGCACCTCGCTTAATTCTGATGTCTACAGGAGAGTTTGTGAAGCTACAGATAACAAAGAAACAATTTAGTACCTGAATTGTTGACCTGTTCCAGTGAGTCATCCAAAGTtacactgaggtgcagaggattCTCATCCCCAAATATTTCAAAGCAGTTGTCAATGAGGAATTCCACCAAGGTGTTCACCTGAATGAACAACACGTACATTATGAGCATCTGAAAACTAGATTTTCCTTGTGCCAATTCTCAACGAAACATGAAAACGTTAGCTCCGTTCCTGTTGTCTAAAGTGAATGTCACATTTTTTATTCTATAATCAtgcttaaagtaaaaaaaaacaaatgtagCAGAAGGGTGGCAGGGTGGCCATACTCCCTTGGCGAGTAAGCCTCTGATGGTGGGAGGTCGGGAAGTGGCCAGTCAGCCGCTGAAGGAGCAGCCAGGCACATAGCCCAGGACTTCAGAGTGGAGTAAATTGAAAGGGTCAGGGTGCTAGCTGAGGGCAACCAAAGAGactgggtttggggtgggggagcagggcctaGAGGCTAaaccacgggcctaggagtctgaaggacctgggttttaattctggctccaccacttgtctgctgtgagaccttgggcaagtcacttcacttctctgggcctcagtaacctcatctgtaaaatggagatgaagagtgtgagccccttgtgggacaggaaccgggtccaacctgattaacttgtatctactccagcgcttagcacaggacttggtacgtagtaagcacttaaattccacaattattattattgggggcggGGAAGGCTCACAACAACTTCCACCTTCCCACAGTCACCTATTCTGGGACATTTTTTTGACGGGAGCCGCGTTCTGCCAGGTTCCAGATTACTTTCAGGGGATCATTTTTAACCAATTAGCATACTTATATTTATtatgtgttgtattgtacccacAAACTACTTTCTATTGCTGCTTTCCTTCATCCAGAATTATAACGATTAGAGATGTCTCAGAGAATGGGATTTTAAAAATAGTTGAGATTGTTCCTTCTTAAAGTAGGAGCCAGCTAAGCCATGACTTGTGGCTTTTTCTCAGTTTAATATTACATCAACATCACTGAAGGCAGTTTGACTCATCTCCCACAGCCCTCTGCTGAACACTGAATTGCTGAAAAGATTAGGAATTCCTTTTCACTATGTATTTTATGTACCGCTTTCATCTTGAGTAGAAATGGAGATTTTCAGCAATATTTCTCTGCTTGTCTCTTGAAAGAAAGAAGGGTGTGCAGAGTGGAGAAGATTTGGAACAGCCCAGGCAGGGCTAAAAGATAAACAAACCTTATTGTTCAACTCTTTCTGTGCTTCATAGGAATCACTGTGGTCTTTCTCTAGGGTCAACATGTTGGGTCCTATGCAGATAGCTAAGTTACTTGATGCCATCTTGTTGACTTCTGCATTCTTGCTGATGTGGTTCAGCAAACAGACCAAATGCTTTAACAGCAGAACATTTGGGGTGGGCAGTTTACCAGCCACtctagaattaaaaaaaaaaaaaaaattcagaattaACCGAGGTACAATAACCAGTCTGACTTGAGTTTTAACAAGTTTCAAATCACCCTCCTCATCCTGTCCaacccatcattttttttaaatgaatggcAGGTCTTGTTATCAAAATTGCAAAAGTTTTGTTCAGACTCTTATTGAAAGTTGTTCATCTTTGGAAACTAGATGACCTCAATGCACTGAAGATCCCAGAGGTGAGATCTTtattaaaacaaaataataaaagcCCTACattttgtaaaaaggggatcacgggttgggggagaagagagacagtTGCTATGATATTCTGTCCTGAAAGTCTTTCTGCCTCCTTCATTCTTagcactggaagcagcatggctcagtggaaagagcctgggcttggaagtcagaggtcatgggttctaataccagccccgccactgatcagctgtgtgacttagggcaagtcacttcacttctctgtgcctcagttacctcatctgtaaaatggggattaagactgtgagccccacgtgggacaacctaattaccttgtacctacccccggcacttagaacagtgctcagcacatacgtaagcgcttgacaaattcattcattcaatcatatttattgagcgcttactgtgtgcagagcactgtgacaaatgccatcatcatcatcactggaggTGTTCCTCACACCGCCTGACTCAAACTGATTTTCTAGGGGCAAAAGCCTCATCTCCTCTTTAGCATTATAGCAACCCTGTAAGAAGGAAAAGTCTTTCTTATAGCATTCCTGGAATTTGCGATAACTAATTATAGAAGATATAACTATTTCAAACTATTTAATTAGTTTAGTCAAAATGGCATAGTAGAAATCatatttaatcatttttgtttAATCTCTCTGTTGCCCTTTTTTCCAGCCTATAAAATGACAAAACCACATGCCAACTCACTATTTTACAAAGGAAGATTTAACAGGCTGGAGCTTCTCAGTGCTTAAGCTACTTTCTGGGAGATAGTTGGTCACCTACAGAAGCTACATGAACTCTTTTGATACTCTCTAATGTGGAATTCTCAGATTAATCTTGTGACTTTTTAACATAAAAAAGGCTTCAAGACTACCAAAATTAGCTTTAAGGGACTTTGGTCATTTAGGAAGAACATTTAAGAAAGTAGGAAAATGACTGCTTCAGAGTAGATGCCGCTACTTTACGATGCCTAAAATTCCATGTCTTTTAAATGGGTTTTTTAGGACTTTGTCCTTTTCACTAAATATTCTCAATTTACCAGTTGAGTTCCTTCACTAATTGCAAAGGAAACACCTGAGGTGTAGATAGGGAATATGTAGGCTACGTGTCTCCAAGGAACCAGGCCTTACTTACTCTTTCAGCCCTTGGATTCTCTCATTATCCTTTGGCTTCTCAAGGGCGGCCATCCATTCACCAGATAGCTCAGATGAAAGTAGCTTAGCTGGGATGCTTCTGAGAAAGTCCTGGAAGGTGGAAAGGCCTGTTCTTTAGCATCGATCTGTTGTGTCGCAAATACATCCTGGGGCTTTTGATTTTTTAATACGATTCATCATTGTTTCCACAACCCTCGCCTTTGAAATACCACTGTGCCTGCAAGTGCCTGCCTGAGGAGCAATCGATTAATtttgtatattgagtgcttactgtgtgcagagcactgtactaagcacttgggagagtataatataacagagttggtagacaagttccctgcccacaatgagcttacagtctggagggggagacaggcattaatataaataaatgaattacggatacattaaatgaattacagatatttaagcagtgtggcctagtggaaagagcgtgggcctgggagtaagaggagctggattctaatcccagctcttctattcgtcagctgtgtgactttgggcatgtcactgcacATCTCTGTGAtggagttacttcatctgtaaaatggggattaagactgtgagctccaggtggaacagggactgtgtccaacctgattagcttgtgcttacaattaaaataaaataaaataaaaataccattaaaaatgtgtaAAGTGAATTACCTTGAGGACAACAGCCAATAAATGCACAGGTTTGGTTGTCAAGATCACTGTTCCTCCTGAGTTTAGCTCTTccttaagctccttgcgggcttTCTCATTCGCCGCTATTCGGAATATCCCTTCAGTCACAGGACCTTTAATGTATAGGATGGTAAGGATCTCCTGTAGGAAGCACATTTGGAGAAATTGAAATAATGTTATTCTTCATCCAAGACATCTTGTTTCTGAATGAGGGTACTTTAGGAAGGCTCTGGATAGACTCTTTAATGGCAACATTTTTTACAatactaattgtagtattttttaagcaaccactggtattaattgagcacttactctgtgccatgcactgtactgagtgctggggtgtttCTTTTCAATTTTATGTCCAGGGTTGCAGTAGAAAAGGCTTCATTGCATATATCTGAAAGCTAAGGTAAACACCATTGTAGGACTTTACAGAATTATTTTTAAATCTAATCCAGTTTTAATAAACAGTCGTCTGTAAGTGGTCAGTATACTTCCTTAGGAGATGTTTTTAACGGAGGTAAGAAATAGTAAGCCTCTCAGCTTAGGGACCCCACTGCATCCCATCCTGGTGGAGTGATCATGTAACATTCCTTGTAGACTACGCTGCAATCAGGTTTCTGTTCTCCATTGCTCCAGAGGTGCAGACTTTCAGCATTCGTGGCTTATTAAAGGAACTGGGCATGCAGAAGATCTGCAATGTGGGAGCAAGGTATTGGAAAACAATGAATTTCTAGTTGCTGCTATGAAATTTCCCGATGCCCTCTCCTTGACAAGGGAGGGAACTCTGCAAGAAATAAggttgtggcctagcagaaagagcacgggcctgggaatcagaggacctgggttctgatcatggctcttccaccagcctgctgtgtgaccttggacaagtcatttaactcctcaatgcctcatctgtcaaaaggtaTTCAATGTCTTTTCTCCCGGCTATTTGGTCCTTGAGCTCCATGGggcacaggaactgtgaccaacctgattaatttgtatctaccccagcacttagaacagtgcttgacacataggaagtgctcgacAAGCATCATAATACAATAACACAAATCAATCGAGGCCAAGAGGTTCAGAGGGAAACTGATAAAGCCATTTTCCAGTTCAGACATTCAAAATAAAGACCTGGATTTTATGTGGGTTGAGTATACAAAGAACTGCCTGCTCACCTGGATTGATTTGGGGAGTAATCCATCCCCCCCACAGATACTTGACAGGGGCCGATCAAAGAGAGGGAACTTGGATTCTGTCTCTGAGGATCCAGGAGCATCAGATGAAGATAAATTCCTTCTCATTGGGAAAGGCCAAGGTAgcaccttctttctcttcttgttATCTGtggtcaacaataataatagacaaGTTGGGTGAAATGTTAACATAAACTAAGTGCATTTATATACtgaacagcagagaagcagtgtggtctagtagatagagcacaagcctgggagtcagaaggacctgggttctagtcctagctcttccacttacctgctgtgtgaccttgggcaaatcacttcacttctctgggcctcaattacctcatctgtaaattggggattaagattggggagcagccctttgtgggacagggactgtgtccagttcgatttgcttgtatccaccccactgcttagtacatgcctaccacatattaagcacttaacgaacacctaAAAAACTCCAAACAAACATAAAAAACTGAAATCCAGCATGTAAACTAAGACAGATCAtgcaaaaaaaaacaagaaaatagGATAAGCACAAATAAATAAGCACAACCACACAGAAAAAACAACTACATGGCTTCCAAGGCAACGAGCTCAAAACATTCACACCAACAATCTTTTCAAGGTCTCCACCTTTCCTGTTTTCATTCTTCAGTCGGCATCTTGCAAGGTTCTTACAAGACACTACGTGTCACAACAACTGCAGCTTTATCCTATGGATTTTAATTCATTGGGTATTAGTTAAGTGGGAATGCATCGCAATTTATTCATTGGTTTGCCCCTCGGGTGAAAAAAAATCTATTGCtggtgaaggaaaggaaagagaaagaggaagacgtTTGCTTAAGGTGACGCTGGGAGGGCCAGCTCAAACGACTGTGATATCGGTTAGCCTGAAGGAGGCACCGTTTCCTGAGGATTTAGCAGCTATGCCACGTGAAAtgtttcttcctcctgccttctgaacACCTGTTAATGTTGAACTtcaaccttgcccactcctaatgAGAGTTTTAATGTGAGTCTACTCTGGGATTTTATTTTGCCACAAAGCGGAATTGAGCAGAAACTTGTTTCCCACCAGAGAAACTGGGTgctagagtaataatgataatagtgaggGCATTTGGTAAGGCTTTacatacgccaggcactgtaataagtgctggggtggatagaagcgaattgatttggacacagtccctgtcctgtgtagggctcacggcctcaatccccattttacaaatgaggtaattgagacacagagaaatgaagtgacttgcccaaggtcacacagcagacaagtgcagagttagaattagaagccaggtccatgctctaccccctaggccatactgcttctcaactgtttgGTTTCCCAGTTTTTTAAACGAGGCCAGGCCCTACCCTGGAGGCTCAGATGACCTAGTTTGGCGGCGTCAAAGTCAAATTTGCTATGAAAGATTAAACAAACAAACCATCATCAGAAAATGTTCATTGATATTACCTCCAAAGTATACTTGTAGAACCCGCTCTCAAAAACCTGTATTTAAGAACAAACTTGAATATGAAATATATTTTTCTTGGAAAAAGGAAAGTAAAGAATGTTTCTAGTATCTGGAATTAATTTAGAATCCTAGGCGTGGAACTACAtagatgagtgtgtgtgtgtgtggacagGTATTGTATGTGTATTTAATTGTAAAGCCATCGCAAGGATGGTTAATagtgacaataatggtatttgttaagcccttaactgtgtaccaagcaccatggtagatagaaacataatcaagttggacacagcccctgccccacgtgagttatagatgagtaaactgaagcacagagcagttcagtggtttgcctaaggtcattcaagaggcaagtggcagaatcgggattggaacccaagtcctctgactcccagttatcTTCTCttgccattagaccacactgcttcccaattccaCAAGTGGTAGGTTCAGCTTACGCTATACTGTAAAGTATAGTTTCCTTTGGCAGTCTCATAGTTGGTACCATAAGACTTGTTTATTGCCTTTTAAGATCAAAATTACTCTAGAAAAATAGAGAGTGGAGAAATAATTGTGAATTGTGTAACCTAACTGCAGAAAGGTTAAATGGGCTGAAGAACTGAAAAATGAATTCCTAACTCATTGAAGACTGCAGTCATCTAGAGAGAGTAAATAATAAGCAATCCCTTCTTAGAGTCACTTAGATAGCCTGCTATCTAAGTGTTAATGTTCTGCGGTCATTAGAAAAAAAATTTGATAAAACAAATTCCTAGTAAAAGAAAGCTGTTGTGGTTTTGTAAACCCTAAATATGAGAGAACAGTTTGTTTTCAAAACTCACCAATCAGATGGCACATGCCATCTTCACTATCACATGGTGCCATCAGGGAACATT from the Tachyglossus aculeatus isolate mTacAcu1 chromosome 2, mTacAcu1.pri, whole genome shotgun sequence genome contains:
- the LOC119949664 gene encoding T-cell activation Rho GTPase-activating protein, producing the protein MKVLSSCNASKTLNSSNMETLIECQSEGDLKKCSLMAPCDSEDGMCHLIDNKKRKKVLPWPFPMRRNLSSSDAPGSSETESKFPLFDRPLSSICGGDGLLPKSIQEILTILYIKGPVTEGIFRIAANEKARKELKEELNSGGTVILTTKPVHLLAVVLKDFLRSIPAKLLSSELSGEWMAALEKPKDNERIQGLKEVAGKLPTPNVLLLKHLVCLLNHISKNAEVNKMASSNLAICIGPNMLTLEKDHSDSYEAQKELNNKVNTLVEFLIDNCFEIFGDENPLHLSVTLDDSLEQVNNSDLSIPQNDSEFNGPELEKVGTCSSISPNTQFPLTRRTTGNSDGGRLCQIQSHMEPVSSSFPRPRSSLSKLDRRYSEPNVLSSQECRGMGIKGQKLTKSEDAFTVVRASPGVENQKVEKSFPPSCSPAVESGSKHSLNLAAKDSTSGSESSSKTSSSCSLDSSGDSSVFTTSPGVSPSKHFFTRHQSFTVKSVDKNSKPTREIKKHSMSFSFASRKKMLAKTQSLGCGKDPVKKDSKKESQLCGRIVQEIWTESNNIPALGHGPRPRVLSVDEIFQYVNQKSPGKPPSYEEAVRNCLCPEISSPGSQTVQSMRDTMSNHDALLPTQFTNPRVNSTNSDQKDLFSNHRLSTARHAQALAGCARASVEIKEQETLTPKAIVSRLRSAPESFQKNRQDYLIRRCSQPIFEVDQLQYAKESYV